From the genome of Alcanivorax sp.:
GCCTGCTGCTGTGCGTCATCCAGTGCCGGGTACAGGGCGTCCAGTTGTGCAGTAACCTCTTCAATATTGCCTTCATGAAGCAGGCACCAGCACTCGACAAACAACGCGGCGGGTCGCATGCCATCATCCACAGTGCCAGCACAATGACTCATGGCCCCTTGCAGGTTTCCCATCAACCGCCAGTCCAGCTGCCTCAAGGATTCCCGCGGTGACGCAGGAGCATTGAGCAATTGCTGCCGGCGACGGAACAGGCTTTGGGCTTCCCGATAGTGGGTGGCAGCCAGCGGAAGAAAGGCCATCAGTTGATCTGCACCGTGGCACCGAGAATGCGCTGCAGGCCGCTGGCCAGGGTATGCACCTCCCTGCCATCCACCGTAATGCAACCGTCTACCGAGATATCGATACAGGCATCCCCCACCTGCAGACGAATCCCCTTCTCGCAATTCAGTAGCAGCCGCCCGTCGGCATCCTTTGTCATTGCTGGCGTGGAGCCGCCTCCGAGCAGGCTGGTCACCACCCAACCTTGCAGCGTGGATTGCACCAGTACGCGATCCTGAACCGAGAGCGGCGCCGGCAGCAGGGCAACCTCGGCGGCGACCACCTGCTCACCGGTCTCTTCGCAGCGAAGTCGCACCTGGGGAGCGACAGCCTGAACCTGCATAACCCGCGCCACTGACACGGGGGCCGCTGGCGATATGGTTGCCAGTTTTTCCATTGGCTCTGCCTTCCTGTCCATGAAGTATTGAAAGTGCGAAATGGTGGCGACTGGGGTCAGGACTGTCTGTGAGGGGAAGCGGAAATGGTTGTGCGAGAAAGCTTACATTGCCGTTTTTGTGAAGCGGGGACACCGATCTGGCGACCTATTGTAGGCATCTGCTTGCAGACGAATGTTGGTGCGGAAAGGCCTATTCGCTTGCAAGCAAGCTCCCACACGAGAAAGCGCTTCCTCTTCAGGACCTTCATGAAACTGTGGGACAGCAGCGGGAGCGTCGCAGACATTGGCTTCCAGGCAAGCCCCCATAGGAGCGGTGGTTCCACCGCGATGGGGTCTTCCCGGCATCGCCGGGAATGGTGGTCGCACCCGGAGAGCACAGCAAAAACCCACATCTACAGAAGGCTTCTGGATGCTGCGGGAACGGAGCGTAGCGAAGTTACGCACGGCGTGCCGCCAGAAGGGTGAGCGAAGCGAATAACCTGCCTGCAGACGAAGAGGAATCAGTAAACGCATTCGCTTGCAAGCAAGCTCCCACAATGCCCCCTTCCACAGGAACGGCGCCAACCCTGAATCACAAAGGATCGCCAGCAGGCTGGCTCCTACGGGGGGACGGGAAACGGTTTTTGTGGGAGATTCAGCTTGCTGAACGAATAGCGCCCGGGCGCCTGCTGCAAGCTGCCTTCGGCCAACGATTAGAGACACCGACGGGCGAGAACGGTTGGGAAGCAATGAAACGCACTGGCATTCGTTCAGCAAGCTGAATCTCCCACAGCCATCGCTCTTGCTGCGGGGGGCGCGCATAAAAAAACGGAGCAGGAATACCTGCTCCGTTTTTTGTTCCCGTCAGAGTCCGGCTTACTTGGTATCAAAGAAGCGTTTAACGCCTTCGAACCAGCTGGTCTTTTTCGGGTTGTGGCGGTCGCCGCCGTTTTCCAGTGAATCCTGGAATTTGCGCAGCAAATCTTTCTGCTCGCTGGACAGCTTCACCGGGGTTTCCACCACCACCTTGCAAAGTAGGTCGCCAGTGGCGCCGCCGCGCACGGACTTCACGCCCTTGCCACGCAGACGGAACAGCTTGCCAGTCTGGGTTTCCGCCGGCACCTTCAATTTCACCTTGCCGCTGAGGGTGGGCACATCCAGTTCGCCGCCCAGGGTGGCATCCACAAAACTGATCGGCACTTCGCAGTACAGGTTGGTACCGTCGCGCTGGAAGATGTCGTGCTCTCGCACCGCCACCTGCACGTACAGGTCACCGGACGGCGCCCCGTGCATGCCGGCTTCACCTTCGCCCGCCAGACGAATGCGATCACCGGTATCGACACCCGCCGGGATCTTCACCGACAGGGTCTTGGTGTTCTGCACCCGGCCCTGGCCGCCACAGCTGCCACAGGGGTCTTCGATGATCTGGCCTTCGCCCTTACAGGTAGGACAGGCCTGCTGCACGGTGAAGAAACCCTGCTGCATGCGTACCTGACCGGCACCACCACAGGTGGAACAGGTCACCGGCTGGGAGCCTTCTTTGGCGCC
Proteins encoded in this window:
- the dnaJ gene encoding molecular chaperone DnaJ, whose product is MSKRDYYDVLGAAKDASQQDLKKAYRRLAMKYHPDRNPDDEEALAKFKEAKEAYEVLSDEQKRAAYDQFGHAGVNGQGQGGFGGGAGAGGFGDIFGDIFGDIFGGGGGGRRGPARGADLRYTLELTLEQAVRGCEEKIRVPTWESCETCHGSGAKEGSQPVTCSTCGGAGQVRMQQGFFTVQQACPTCKGEGQIIEDPCGSCGGQGRVQNTKTLSVKIPAGVDTGDRIRLAGEGEAGMHGAPSGDLYVQVAVREHDIFQRDGTNLYCEVPISFVDATLGGELDVPTLSGKVKLKVPAETQTGKLFRLRGKGVKSVRGGATGDLLCKVVVETPVKLSSEQKDLLRKFQDSLENGGDRHNPKKTSWFEGVKRFFDTK